The Bradysia coprophila strain Holo2 chromosome II, BU_Bcop_v1, whole genome shotgun sequence genome has a segment encoding these proteins:
- the LOC119084438 gene encoding gamma-tubulin complex component 2 homolog isoform X1 translates to MDIAKEIKERVTKAASEGLSQIACGSVPKSSRTRSFSSQISDISHSTSVNSFNDFVQLSTHSSISAPVIPVIDQEKVVVKELLYCLIGVGGSYIVPVECTVDGIATIKFNISDKIQTSLRDILQEILPLAGYYYVVHKSVCVTSSTDSGLVMNAFSASLRSLINDYYLSLVQLESEYRERSLSLQKLLYFVRPTMHIFEILAGIAGQLDKYDDLNGANLLTFLYEKITSLTGDLNSQRIIIHLTKMTAAPYIEKLRLWMLKGVIIDSQDEFMVKDNEILHRDGADLNHYSAEYWEKRYILRRDKTPKFLEPLSDCILRTGKYLNVIRQCVDHTNACDNELIFSPDNLTTLTHFVQNAYKVASETLLKVLVKDNDLMGHLLSIKKYLLLEAGDFINQFMDASDRELAKNVDKILPMKLDNLLGLTLRVASTKFDEYKDDLHCQLFPFELVKQMEKIHLAGCTYDDYWHGDKINLTGLECFSFRYDVKWPISLILNHYAIIQYQMLFRQLFYCKHVERQLCKLWKDNNNTKKFSPETAELYRSAFILRQRMMSAIQNIEYYMMIEVIEPAWLEFVAKIGKVSDVDDVLLIHQDFLEVCLHNCMLKSPDLLRSVVKLCNICLNFCKFMQRAQLYFIDAELTSMVQSDDSNDSDSDAEPLSHMQQSESSLAPTETFSERIKRFDLEFTFQLIGLMKKINDSAFDTHSSKLVNLVHRINFNSFYKQQLEQISCTNDIKISL, encoded by the exons ATGGACATTGCCAAAGAG ATCAAAGAAAGAGTAACGAAAGCAGCGTCGGAGGGCCTAAGTCAAATAGCCTGTGGTTCCGTACCGAAATCATCACGAACTCGTAGTTTCTCATCGCAAATTAGTGACATAAGTCATTCAACTTCCGTGAACAGCTTCAATGACTTTGTTCAACTCTCCACACACAGCTCGATAAGTGCTCCTGTGATACCTGTCATCGATCAGGAAAAAGTTGTCGTCAAAGagttgttgtattgcttgatCGGTGTCGGTGGCAGTTATATTGTGCCAGTTGAATGTACGGTCGATGGCATTGCAACGATTAAATTCAACATTTCAGATAAGATACAAACGTCGCTGAGGGACATCTTACAGGAAATACTTCCACTAGCTGGCTACTATTATGTCGTTCATAAAAGTGTTTGTGTTACTAGTTCCACAGACAGTGGACTGGTGATGAATGCTTTCAGTGCGTCCCTACGTTCCCTGATTAACGATTATTAC CTCTCCTTGGTGCAACTGGAATCAGAATACCGTGAACGATCATTGAGCCTACAAAAGTTACTGTACTTTGTCCGTCCAACCATGCATATATTTGAGATTCTAGCTGGAATTGCCGGTCAACTCGACAAATACGATGACCTCAACGGTGCGAACTTATTGACATTCCTTTACGAGAAGATCACTTCACTGACGGGTGACCTAAATTCACAACGCATTATCATCCATCTGACAAAAATGACAGCGGCTCCGTATATCGAGAAGCTTCGATTGTGGATGCTCAAAGGGGTAATAATCGATTCTCAGGACGAATTTATGGTCAAAGACAATGAAATACTGCACAGGGACGGTGCCGATTTGAATCACTACTCGGCCGAATATTGGGAGAAACGCTACATATTGCGCCGAGACAAAACGCCCAAATTTCTGGAACCATTGTCTGATTGTATACTGCGCACGGGGAAGTATCTGAATGTGATTCGGCAATGCGTTGACCATACAAATGCATGTGACAATGAGCTCATTTTCTCGCCGGACAATCTGACGACACTCACTCATTTCGTACAAAATGCGTACAAAGTGGCATCGGAAACGTTGCTCAAAGTATTAGTCAAAGACAACGACCTAATGGGACATTTATTGTCAATCAAAAAGTATTTGCTGTTGGAAGCTGGTGATTTTATCAATCAGTTCATGGACGCAAGTGATCGAGAATTGGCGAAAAATGTGGACAAAATCTTGCCAATGAAATTGGATAATTTGCTGGGTTTGACGCTACGAGTTGCATCGACCAAGTTTGATGAATACAAAGACGATTTACATTGTCAACTGTTTCCGTTCGAGTTAGTTaaacaaatggaaaaaattcatCTGGCTGGTTGTACGTATGATG ATTACTGGCATGgtgacaaaattaatttgaccGGGCTGGAGTGCTTCTCATTCCGGTATGATGTGAAGTGGCCCATTTCGTTGATCCTGAATCATTACGCCATCATACAGTATCAAATGCTGTTCCGGCAGCTGTTCTACTGCAAACACGTTGAACGACAACTGTGCAA ATTATGGAAAGACAACAACAATACGAAGAAATTTTCACCTGAAACTGCAGAGTTGTACCGATCGGCTTTCATACTTAGACAGAGGATGATGAGTGCTATTCAAAACATAG AATACTACATGATGATCGAAGTGATTGAACCGGCCTGGTTGGAATTTGTCGCTAAAATTGGTAAAGTGAGTGACGTGGACGATGTTCTGTTGATACACCAAGACTTCCTGGAAGTGTGCCTACACAATTGCATGCTGAAAAGTCCAGATCTGTTGCGATCGGTGGTCAAACTGTGCAacatttgtttgaatttctgcaaatttatgCAG CGGGCACAGCTTTACTTTATTGATGCCGAATTAACCTCGATGGTTCAGTCAGATGACTCAAATGATTCGGATTCGGATGCCGAACCGTTGAGTCATATGCAGCAG AGCGAATCATCGTTGGCACCCACCGAAACATTTTCCGAACGAATCAAACGATTCGatttggaatttacatttcAGCTGATTGGACTGATGAAGAAGATCAATGACTCTGCTTTTGATACCCACTCAAGTAAACTGGTCAACTTAGTGCATAG AATTAACTTCAACTCATTCTACAAACAACAGTTGGAGCAGATATCATGCACAAATGATATCAAGATTTCATTGTAG
- the LOC119084438 gene encoding gamma-tubulin complex component 2 homolog isoform X2, producing MDIAKEIKERVTKAASEGLSQIACGSVPKSSRTRSFSSQISDISHSTSVNSFNDFVQLSTHSSISAPVIPVIDQEKVVVKELLYCLIGVGGSYIVPVECTVDGIATIKFNISDKIQTSLRDILQEILPLAGYYYVVHKSVCVTSSTDSGLVMNAFSASLRSLINDYYLSLVQLESEYRERSLSLQKLLYFVRPTMHIFEILAGIAGQLDKYDDLNGANLLTFLYEKITSLTGDLNSQRIIIHLTKMTAAPYIEKLRLWMLKGVIIDSQDEFMVKDNEILHRDGADLNHYSAEYWEKRYILRRDKTPKFLEPLSDCILRTGKYLNVIRQCVDHTNACDNELIFSPDNLTTLTHFVQNAYKVASETLLKVLVKDNDLMGHLLSIKKYLLLEAGDFINQFMDASDRELAKNVDKILPMKLDNLLGLTLRVASTKFDEYKDDLHCQLFPFELVKQMEKIHLAGCTYDDYWHGDKINLTGLECFSFRYDVKWPISLILNHYAIIQYQMLFRQLFYCKHVERQLCKLWKDNNNTKKFSPETAELYRSAFILRQRMMSAIQNIEYYMMIEVIEPAWLEFVAKIGKVSDVDDVLLIHQDFLEVCLHNCMLKSPDLLRSVVKLCNICLNFCKFMQSESSLAPTETFSERIKRFDLEFTFQLIGLMKKINDSAFDTHSSKLVNLVHRINFNSFYKQQLEQISCTNDIKISL from the exons ATGGACATTGCCAAAGAG ATCAAAGAAAGAGTAACGAAAGCAGCGTCGGAGGGCCTAAGTCAAATAGCCTGTGGTTCCGTACCGAAATCATCACGAACTCGTAGTTTCTCATCGCAAATTAGTGACATAAGTCATTCAACTTCCGTGAACAGCTTCAATGACTTTGTTCAACTCTCCACACACAGCTCGATAAGTGCTCCTGTGATACCTGTCATCGATCAGGAAAAAGTTGTCGTCAAAGagttgttgtattgcttgatCGGTGTCGGTGGCAGTTATATTGTGCCAGTTGAATGTACGGTCGATGGCATTGCAACGATTAAATTCAACATTTCAGATAAGATACAAACGTCGCTGAGGGACATCTTACAGGAAATACTTCCACTAGCTGGCTACTATTATGTCGTTCATAAAAGTGTTTGTGTTACTAGTTCCACAGACAGTGGACTGGTGATGAATGCTTTCAGTGCGTCCCTACGTTCCCTGATTAACGATTATTAC CTCTCCTTGGTGCAACTGGAATCAGAATACCGTGAACGATCATTGAGCCTACAAAAGTTACTGTACTTTGTCCGTCCAACCATGCATATATTTGAGATTCTAGCTGGAATTGCCGGTCAACTCGACAAATACGATGACCTCAACGGTGCGAACTTATTGACATTCCTTTACGAGAAGATCACTTCACTGACGGGTGACCTAAATTCACAACGCATTATCATCCATCTGACAAAAATGACAGCGGCTCCGTATATCGAGAAGCTTCGATTGTGGATGCTCAAAGGGGTAATAATCGATTCTCAGGACGAATTTATGGTCAAAGACAATGAAATACTGCACAGGGACGGTGCCGATTTGAATCACTACTCGGCCGAATATTGGGAGAAACGCTACATATTGCGCCGAGACAAAACGCCCAAATTTCTGGAACCATTGTCTGATTGTATACTGCGCACGGGGAAGTATCTGAATGTGATTCGGCAATGCGTTGACCATACAAATGCATGTGACAATGAGCTCATTTTCTCGCCGGACAATCTGACGACACTCACTCATTTCGTACAAAATGCGTACAAAGTGGCATCGGAAACGTTGCTCAAAGTATTAGTCAAAGACAACGACCTAATGGGACATTTATTGTCAATCAAAAAGTATTTGCTGTTGGAAGCTGGTGATTTTATCAATCAGTTCATGGACGCAAGTGATCGAGAATTGGCGAAAAATGTGGACAAAATCTTGCCAATGAAATTGGATAATTTGCTGGGTTTGACGCTACGAGTTGCATCGACCAAGTTTGATGAATACAAAGACGATTTACATTGTCAACTGTTTCCGTTCGAGTTAGTTaaacaaatggaaaaaattcatCTGGCTGGTTGTACGTATGATG ATTACTGGCATGgtgacaaaattaatttgaccGGGCTGGAGTGCTTCTCATTCCGGTATGATGTGAAGTGGCCCATTTCGTTGATCCTGAATCATTACGCCATCATACAGTATCAAATGCTGTTCCGGCAGCTGTTCTACTGCAAACACGTTGAACGACAACTGTGCAA ATTATGGAAAGACAACAACAATACGAAGAAATTTTCACCTGAAACTGCAGAGTTGTACCGATCGGCTTTCATACTTAGACAGAGGATGATGAGTGCTATTCAAAACATAG AATACTACATGATGATCGAAGTGATTGAACCGGCCTGGTTGGAATTTGTCGCTAAAATTGGTAAAGTGAGTGACGTGGACGATGTTCTGTTGATACACCAAGACTTCCTGGAAGTGTGCCTACACAATTGCATGCTGAAAAGTCCAGATCTGTTGCGATCGGTGGTCAAACTGTGCAacatttgtttgaatttctgcaaatttatgCAG AGCGAATCATCGTTGGCACCCACCGAAACATTTTCCGAACGAATCAAACGATTCGatttggaatttacatttcAGCTGATTGGACTGATGAAGAAGATCAATGACTCTGCTTTTGATACCCACTCAAGTAAACTGGTCAACTTAGTGCATAG AATTAACTTCAACTCATTCTACAAACAACAGTTGGAGCAGATATCATGCACAAATGATATCAAGATTTCATTGTAG